Genomic window (Desulforapulum autotrophicum HRM2):
GACCAGGGGGGAATGGCCATCCAGAAAGCCCGGTTCATCCGGCGGAAGAAAAATCATTCTGACCTTTTGCTCACCATCACTGAGAATCTGAACTCCACCCTGGACATCAGGCATATTCTCCACATCATGTCGTCTGAAATCGCAGAGGCCTTCAATGTCAAAGGCACTTCGGTGAGGCTGCTTGATGAACAGAGAAAAGAGCTGAAACTCATGTCAAGCTATGGCCTCAGCGAAGCTTACCTGAACAAGGGACCGGTTTCAGCAGACACCCTTGATCTCTCGTTGTCCAGACCCATCCAGCGGATTGGACAGGAAAATGTTGAAGGCATTGACTATTTTGAGGAAAAGAAAAAAGAGGGCATTGTCACCCTGCTCAATCTTCCCATCAAAGTCAAGGAAGAGGTCATCGGTATTTTCAGGATCTACCTGGCCACGGACCGAAAGTTTCCCGAGGATACCGTAAACCTGCTCAGGGCCCTTACACGCCTTGGCGGGCTTGCAATCAACAACGCATCCATGTACCTTCAACTCCAGTCCGACAAGGAAAATTTGGAAAAAGAAATCTGGAGCCATCGTTCCTGGTTTTAAGGGACTCAGAAAAACAACAGGAGAATATCCCATGATTGGAAAAACCATTGAAGAGTTGACCCCTGGGGATTCTGCCGATTTTACAAAAACCGTTTCAGAATCAGATATCTACCTCTATGCCGGCATAACTGGAGATTTTAACCCGGCCCACATTGACCAGGAGTATGCATCCAAAACCTTTTTCAAGGCAAGGATTGCCCATGGCATGCTCTCGGCCGGTTTCATCTCAGCCGTTATTGCCATGAAGCTTCCAGGCCCCGGCACCATCTACCGAGAGCAGCATTTAACATTTCTGGCACCGGTCTACATCAACGACACCATCAAAGCCGTTGTGGAGGTGATGGATATCGACCCTGAAAAAAAGACCGTCACCCTTGCCACCCGCTGTTTCAACCAGGACAACACCCTGGTGCTTGACGGGACCGCAATCGTAAGTCCTCCCCGGAGGAAGGCTTCACCCCATGTCCCAAAAGGTGGATGAAACAGCAACCCACCTACCACAATGTGGCAATTCAATCGTTGACAACAATGAACGTCTCAGATACCCTGCACCATGATATGATGCCAACCTGTAAAAGAAAGAGCGATCATGGAGCAACACCAGTTCAAACAGATCCGGGCAAGGCTTAACAAGACCCAGAAAGAGATGGCCCAGCTCATTGGCACTTCCATAAAGGCAGTTCACAGCTATGAGCAGGGGTGGAGGAAAGTTCCCCACCATGTGGAACGGCAGCTTCTTTTTCTGCTGATGAGACAGGACAAGAAAAACAAAAACAGCCCCCCCTGCTGGGAAATTCTTGACTGCCCGGACGAACTCAAGGAAAAATGTCCTGCCTGGGAGTTTAATTCAGGGGATCTGTGCTGGTTCATCAACGGCACCATCTGTAACGGCAAGGCCCATAAGACCTGGAAAGAAAAGATAGAAGAATGCCGCACCTGCCCCGTCTTTTCCAGATACTTCACCCTTGACCCTGAACCCGACCCGGAAGAATAGTCCCTGCAAGTGCGGCACCTGCGATACCCACCCACGCCATCTTAAGGCAAAGTGCAACGGTCCGGTCATAGATAAGATTTGCAACTCCAGGAAAGGCCTCGTCCCTGTCGTTGAAACTGAACACCACGTTCACATGGACAAAACCGGAATAATCATTGAAATATCAACGCTTGAGCCAAAAACAGATTCTTCTCCCCCAAGGGCCATGCACCGCTGCCTGAGCAGATCCAAACGATCATTACATCCCTTCCCCAGACCCCCTGTGACATTTGATGTAAAATAGGACACAATGGGCCCTGTATATCACCCCCTGAAGTTCATCCATTGATCCAAAAAAGAGGGACGCGTTGCAGGGTATTTGCCCTGGGCACAACGAAATCTGAAACATCTCCGCTGGTGATGCATTGATGGGAGTTTCATATGGACACAGACTGATGCCCCATTCTGACTTCCACAATTAGAGTTGCGGATAAAAAACCTTGCATTTGTCTACAAACGGTGTTGAAACCTATGAAACAATAAGGAGAAATCAATGAACCAATATGAATTTTATCTTGTGGAAAAACGCCCCCCCCTTGCCTGGGTCTTTCTCAACCGGCCTGAAAAGAAAAATGCCATGGGACCTGCCGCCTGGAAGGAATCCGAGGCTGTTTTCAACGATCTTGACAATGATCCTGACATCCGGGCCGTTGTTATTGCAGGCAAGGGACCCAGCTTCTGTGTGGGCATAGACCTCATGGGCATGGTGGGCGAACTTCCAGAACTCATGGACAACGAGCAAAAGGGTGGAATCAAATGGAAACTGCTGCCAAAGATCAAGCATCTCCAGACCGCCATCTCTGCGGTTGAACGTTGCAGAAAACCTGTCATCGCAGCAATCCACGGCCATTGCATCGGCGCAGGCCTTGATCTTGCGACGGCCTGCGATATCAGGATCTGTTCTAAGGATGCCACCTTTTCCCTGCGGGAAGCTGCCGTGGGATTTGTCGCCGACGTTGGGGTCCTCCAGCGCATACCGGCCATTGTGGGCCAGGGCCATGCACGGGAACTTGCCTTTACCGCAAAGGACATTTCGGCCGACAGGGCAAAACAGATCCTTCTTGTTAACCATGTCTATGACACAGAGGAAAACCTGATGGCAAATGCCGCAATTCTTGCCCGGGAAATTGCCGACAACTCTCCCCTTGCCGTCCAGGCATCCAAGGATGTTCTCAACTTCTGCGTTGGTAAAACCGTTCAGGAGGGTCTTGACTATGTTGCCTCCATGAGCGCCAACATCATTCCGTCCAACGATCTCATGGAGGCCCTCACGGCCTTTAGCGAACGACGCAAACCCAAATTCACAGGTGTCTGAAGCCAACCGGGTCTGTGCCGTTGCCAGGCTATAGCTTTTTCAGGAGCTGGTTTGCTGCTGTCAACAACGGATCCCACACCGGACCAAAGGGAGGGGCATAGGCAAAATCGGTCTGGAAAAAACCCTGTACATCCATTCGGTTGTGCAGGGCAACGGCCGGGGCGTTAATTCTGTGGGCAACCCCCTGTTCACCAACCATCTGGACACCCAGAAGCCGCCCGGTGTTCCTGTCGCCTGTCATGGCCGTATAAATGGTTGTGGCGCCCCGCTGGGCATGGGCCTTTGAATTGTTTTTGACAACCACCTCCACCGGGTCAAACCCGGCTGCCACAGCCTCTTTTGGAGACAATCCGGTTCGGGCGATCTCCAGGGCAAAGAGCTTGAAAACAGCCGTTCCCACCACCCCGTCAAGGCGGGTCTCTACACCACAGACATTATCTGCAACGGCCCAACCCGCCCGGTTGGCCCTCAGGGCCAGGGGGATCCAGCACCGCTGCCCGGTGACCACATGGATGGCATCGGCACAATCGCCTGCAGAATAGATGTCCGGATCCGAGGTTCTCAGCTGATCATCCACTGAAATGGAATCAGAAATGCCCGTCTCCAACCCAGCATCCCGGGCAAGCCGGCTGTTGGGTCGAACCCCCGAAGCCACGATCACCATGTCAGCATCAAGGGCCATGGTGTCACATTCTATCCGTAAAGCACCGTTGTGGGAGGTAATGGCGTCAATGGCATGGCCCGGGTGCATGGCAACCCTGTTTTTTGTCAATTCGAGACTGACCGCCTGGACAAGTTCAGGATTCATCCAGGGTAAAAGCCGGGGCCTGGGTTTTACCATGGCAACCTCAATTCCCCTTGCTCTCAAGGCTTCACACATTTCAAGCCCCACATACCCCATGCCGATGATCACCGCTTTTTGTACATTTTTTACACCGATGAAATGTTTTATTCTTCGGCCATGGTCAAGGCTCTTCAGAGGAAAAACCCCCTGAAGATCAAAACCGGGAATGTCGGGCATAACCGGTCCGGCACCCGTTGCAATAAGAAGCTTGTCATAGGCCAGGGTAAAGGGTCTATCATCCGGCCCCATACCCCTTACGATCTTTGCCCCGGGATCAATGGATTCGGCACAATGGCCGAGCTTCAGATCAATGTGATTCTTGTGGATAAAGGTGTCAGCATCCCTTACCACAAGGGCATCAATCCCGGTTTCAGAATCTGCAATGTTATAGGGCATGCCGCAGGCGCTGTAGGAAACATCCATGCCCTGTTCAAGCACCACCACATCAAGATCCGGCGCCCTTCTTTTTGCCTTGCTTGCCGCGCTCATGCCGGCAGCATCACCTCCAATGATCAGAAATCTCATGAAATCTCCTTTTCAAAAACGCTTAAAACTTTTCGTCCCAGTCAAATTCCCGGGAGGTAACTGCATCTTCAAGTCTGAGAATTTTTCTTTCAAGGGTTGTGAACCGGCTATGAATGCTCCTTATGGCAGCTTTCCTCGAGGTCACATAGTTCTCATAGAAATCACCCTCAGCCTCGGAATGGATGGGGGCCACCGGTTCGGGCTTGAGGAGGAAGGCTGCCAGAAAATAAAGCCCCACAACCGGCCAGAATCCGCTGACAAACAGCAGGAAGACCGCAACGGCCCTCACCAGGTGAACTGACAGATCAAACCGATTGGCAATGCCCCTGCACACCCCCATGAGCACACCGCTCCTTGAACGAAACAGGTCTTGGCGCAAACTTGTGAAATTACTGTTCCAGCGGGGGTGACGGCTCCTTGTTCCCGCCCGGCCACGTCCCTGATGATTAAAACGACCTTTTCCCATGGTAACTACACCTCCTTTTTCCGGCGTTCCATGAGAATGGTCTCAAGGGCATCCACCCTCTGTTCCATCCTGGAAAGCCCCTGGTAAATCTCCTGTATCATTCTGGCCTCTTCGTTTTTTTCATCCCGGTTTTCGGGGGAAAGACCGCCTTTTACCATCCGCAGAATCAGTATGATAGCACCACAGACAATGGCCAGAAAGACGAGACCACCGGCAAACATCAGGCCTAGAAAACAAAATCCCTGCATTATTTTCCCCCTTTCCGGTCCCGGAACACGACCAAAACCAGGGCAGGGTGTTGAACATCACCCATGGTCACACCTCCTCTTTTGGGTTGGATCCGGCAGATTTCAACCGCTCAAGTTCCTGCTCAATTTCATCGTCGGTGGCAAGGGATTCAAACGCCTCATCGAGAATTGGCCGGGTTCCAAAGTTGACAAGATCAGCCTCAGCCTCCATGCGGTTGATGCGATTTTCAAAGGCATCAAACCGGGCCAGGGTTTCAGAATTGTCCATGCGCCGGATCTCCTCCTGGGCCTGTCGTTTTTTTCTGGCATGGAGATGACGCTGGACAAGCATCCTTTTTTTCTCCCTTGAGCTTGCAAGCTTTTCCTCAAGCTGCACAATATCCTCCTGGTATTGAGTAACAAGGCGCGAGAGCTCTTCAAGTTCTTCGCCCAGGCTGTCCACAACCTGCCCAAACCGCCTTCGCTCAACAAGGGCCTGCCTTGCAAGGTCATCCCTGGCCCTTGAAACGGCAAGTTCAGCCCGTTTAGCCCAAAGCGCCGTCTTCTCCTCTGCCCGGGCAAGATTCTGCTGGACCCTTTTTCTGCCTGCCATGGTGCCTGCGCAGGCAGATTTAAGCTCCACAAGTGTGTCTTCAATCTCACGGATCATGAGTTTGATTAATTTTTCAGGATCCTCTGCCTTGTCAAGCATGCCATTGATGTTTGAATTTATGATATCCTTAAATCTTGTAAAAATACCCATGGTGTTTCTCCTTTTGTTGGGGGTTTACCCCCCACTACAGCAGGATGCGTGCCATTGCCTTGGGAAATACCCTGGTCAAGTCCTTCTGTCGTGAAACCCACTGCAATCACGGGGCCATCAGGACATGGTCGGTGCCAAAACGGCGTTGACGGGCCATGGAGACAAATGGTAATATCGACCAATATACAGTATAGCAAACCAATAAAAGGTTAAAAGAGCCATGAGCCACACCTATTCATCTTTAAAGTCCACCCCCCGTGAGGCCCTTGGCCAGTCAGAGGCCTTCCTCGACTTCCAGGAGCGACTCGCCCGGGTTGCTCCCATTGACCGACCGGTTCTTCTGCTTGGAGAGCGGGGAACCGGTAAGGAGCTTGCCGCAACACGCCTTCACTTTCTCTCCCATCGCTGGCAGGGTCCGTTTATCACCCTTAATTGTGCATCCCTTGCCCCAGCCCTTGTGGAGGCTGAACTGTTCGGCCACGAAAGGGGTGCATTTACCGGGGCTGACAAGCGCCGCACAGGCCGCTTTGAAGCCGCAAACACCGGCACCCTTTTCCTGGATGAAATCGGTGCCATCCCCATTGAAACCCAGGAAAAGATTCTGCGGGTGGTCGAATACGGCAGGTTTGAGCGGGTGGGCAGCTCATCGCCCATTGAAGTGGATGTCAGAATTATCAGCGCCACCAATGCCAACCTTGTCCAAAGGTGCGAAACAGGACAGTTCAAGCCGGATCTCCTTGACCGACTCAGCTTTGAAGTGTTGTTTCTTCCACCCCTGCGCAACCGGTCCGGGGATATCCGCCTCCTTGCTGACCACTTTGCCAGGGAGATGGCCAGGGAACTAGACAGAACAGAGCCGCCCCGGTTTTCAAACGAGGCTGCAGCCCTTCTTGAGGCCTATCCCTGGAAGGGAAATGTCAGAGAGCTTAAAAACGTAGTCGAACGGGCCGTTTACCGTTCCAGCCATCATACCATCCGGGAAATCATTTTCAACCCCTTTTCCTCTCCCCATGGCAGTTTGCCAGACCCGCCCGTCCCTGTAAAAGAGACAATGGATCAACAGGAAGTTCCGGACATTTTCCCCGATTTTACAACCATGCCCCTTAAATCGGCCGTGGCAACCCTGGAGAAACTTCTTTTAGAACGGGCCCTTGCCAAGTCCAGGCACAATCAGAGACGTGCCGCAGCACTTCTGCATCTCTCCTATGACCAGTTAAGGGGGCTTATTCGAAAACATCAACCTTGAAAAAGCGTCCAAATATGATTAAGATGTATGATATGTATACGCCAGACCAATTCATAGACCAGCACATTTAAGGGGAACGCTGCACATGTTCACAGAAACTGTAACCTTCCAGGCAGCCTTCGTGGCAGGCCTGCTGTCGTTTTTTTCACCGTGCATCCTGCCCCTGATTCCCGCCTATTTTACCTTTATCACAGGACTTTCCCTTGACGAACTGACCCTGGATCTCAAAGAAACCCGGAAAAAGGTGATGCTCTCAACCC
Coding sequences:
- a CDS encoding phage shock protein PspB, translating into MQGFCFLGLMFAGGLVFLAIVCGAIILILRMVKGGLSPENRDEKNEEARMIQEIYQGLSRMEQRVDALETILMERRKKEV
- a CDS encoding crotonase/enoyl-CoA hydratase family protein gives rise to the protein MNQYEFYLVEKRPPLAWVFLNRPEKKNAMGPAAWKESEAVFNDLDNDPDIRAVVIAGKGPSFCVGIDLMGMVGELPELMDNEQKGGIKWKLLPKIKHLQTAISAVERCRKPVIAAIHGHCIGAGLDLATACDIRICSKDATFSLREAAVGFVADVGVLQRIPAIVGQGHARELAFTAKDISADRAKQILLVNHVYDTEENLMANAAILAREIADNSPLAVQASKDVLNFCVGKTVQEGLDYVASMSANIIPSNDLMEALTAFSERRKPKFTGV
- a CDS encoding PspA/IM30 family protein codes for the protein MGIFTRFKDIINSNINGMLDKAEDPEKLIKLMIREIEDTLVELKSACAGTMAGRKRVQQNLARAEEKTALWAKRAELAVSRARDDLARQALVERRRFGQVVDSLGEELEELSRLVTQYQEDIVQLEEKLASSREKKRMLVQRHLHARKKRQAQEEIRRMDNSETLARFDAFENRINRMEAEADLVNFGTRPILDEAFESLATDDEIEQELERLKSAGSNPKEEV
- a CDS encoding helix-turn-helix domain-containing protein, with the translated sequence MEQHQFKQIRARLNKTQKEMAQLIGTSIKAVHSYEQGWRKVPHHVERQLLFLLMRQDKKNKNSPPCWEILDCPDELKEKCPAWEFNSGDLCWFINGTICNGKAHKTWKEKIEECRTCPVFSRYFTLDPEPDPEE
- a CDS encoding GAF domain-containing protein translates to MEDINTSFKTFCEAYFKTFCEISRSMQQTFEMEKVLDLIVNSATRAMAAKASALFLKSNETDEFMPVAQTGLSDTYVHAAPTSARAQIADILKQGGYLAIKDATHDPRAENHDQKVSEGIASMLVVPVIADETPIGTLCLYNATPREFVESEIQFLSALADQGGMAIQKARFIRRKKNHSDLLLTITENLNSTLDIRHILHIMSSEIAEAFNVKGTSVRLLDEQRKELKLMSSYGLSEAYLNKGPVSADTLDLSLSRPIQRIGQENVEGIDYFEEKKKEGIVTLLNLPIKVKEEVIGIFRIYLATDRKFPEDTVNLLRALTRLGGLAINNASMYLQLQSDKENLEKEIWSHRSWF
- a CDS encoding PspC domain-containing protein — translated: MGKGRFNHQGRGRAGTRSRHPRWNSNFTSLRQDLFRSRSGVLMGVCRGIANRFDLSVHLVRAVAVFLLFVSGFWPVVGLYFLAAFLLKPEPVAPIHSEAEGDFYENYVTSRKAAIRSIHSRFTTLERKILRLEDAVTSREFDWDEKF
- a CDS encoding MaoC family dehydratase produces the protein MIGKTIEELTPGDSADFTKTVSESDIYLYAGITGDFNPAHIDQEYASKTFFKARIAHGMLSAGFISAVIAMKLPGPGTIYREQHLTFLAPVYINDTIKAVVEVMDIDPEKKTVTLATRCFNQDNTLVLDGTAIVSPPRRKASPHVPKGG
- a CDS encoding FAD-dependent oxidoreductase, whose amino-acid sequence is MRFLIIGGDAAGMSAASKAKRRAPDLDVVVLEQGMDVSYSACGMPYNIADSETGIDALVVRDADTFIHKNHIDLKLGHCAESIDPGAKIVRGMGPDDRPFTLAYDKLLIATGAGPVMPDIPGFDLQGVFPLKSLDHGRRIKHFIGVKNVQKAVIIGMGYVGLEMCEALRARGIEVAMVKPRPRLLPWMNPELVQAVSLELTKNRVAMHPGHAIDAITSHNGALRIECDTMALDADMVIVASGVRPNSRLARDAGLETGISDSISVDDQLRTSDPDIYSAGDCADAIHVVTGQRCWIPLALRANRAGWAVADNVCGVETRLDGVVGTAVFKLFALEIARTGLSPKEAVAAGFDPVEVVVKNNSKAHAQRGATTIYTAMTGDRNTGRLLGVQMVGEQGVAHRINAPAVALHNRMDVQGFFQTDFAYAPPFGPVWDPLLTAANQLLKKL
- the pspF gene encoding phage shock protein operon transcriptional activator, with translation MSHTYSSLKSTPREALGQSEAFLDFQERLARVAPIDRPVLLLGERGTGKELAATRLHFLSHRWQGPFITLNCASLAPALVEAELFGHERGAFTGADKRRTGRFEAANTGTLFLDEIGAIPIETQEKILRVVEYGRFERVGSSSPIEVDVRIISATNANLVQRCETGQFKPDLLDRLSFEVLFLPPLRNRSGDIRLLADHFAREMARELDRTEPPRFSNEAAALLEAYPWKGNVRELKNVVERAVYRSSHHTIREIIFNPFSSPHGSLPDPPVPVKETMDQQEVPDIFPDFTTMPLKSAVATLEKLLLERALAKSRHNQRRAAALLHLSYDQLRGLIRKHQP